One part of the Solea solea chromosome 1, fSolSol10.1, whole genome shotgun sequence genome encodes these proteins:
- the rnf6 gene encoding E3 ubiquitin-protein ligase RNF6, with translation MEPPGGGDERQRQAERLRREEAYYHFINELSEEEYRLMRDGNLLGTPGEVTAEELRQRLDGAKERVSSQPRTEQRSQTADSGEQQSSSGEGEERGAVGRRGAGGTEPGTETSNGDSLLEWLNTFRRTGNATRSGQSGNQTWRAVSRTNPNSGEFRFSLEININHDQPEPGEHNDTADTAELPVTAPNTTSPSLHTASTFTNPRPSAISRPAPYPSSRPALSRRMQTRRTRTSTATLSMSPPALPAPEPLQAAAQRRGGTLRSLAPPSTVPNLPLEQTTPSQHQALNSEAEQGRDNIAVSIDCPRVSPQSGSPAVGHESRGSRTRSRGRARRAAAGGGVSSRLSRRSRSPLHRIPITSTPPSSSGGSGSSINTVEPSNGTSSVSMETGAAVAEPAALTEPAVESGERDGESHVVGAGSSAARRHPTIMLDLQVRRIRPGENRDRDSIASRTRSRARVAENTVTFESDSGGFRRTISRSERAGIRTYVSTIRIPLRRISETGLGEPNSTALRSILRQIMTGFGELSSLMETEADSGTIAPSHADAIGTNSNATPASRLHSNESIVGQVATGGVNQERVGLVGGEEDQGGQARLGGGGVVSTTEARAASRDTNNLVENGTLPILRLAHFFLLNDEEDDEHPRGLTKEQIDNLSTRTYGQASLEGEVGRACSVCINEYAQGNKLRRLPCSHEFHIHCIDRWLSENNTCPICRQPILTVHHD, from the exons ATGGAACCTCCCGGTGGGGGAGATGAACGGCAGAGGCAGGCAGAGCGTCTTCGGCGGGAGGAGGCATATTATCACTTCATCAATGAATTGAGTGAAGAGGAGTATCGCTTAATGAGAGATGGCAACCTGCTAGGCACACCTG GGGAAGTGACTGCTGAAGAGCTGCGGCAGCGTCTTGATGGAGCAAAAGAGCGTGTTTCCTCTCAGCCTCGTACTGAGCAACGCTCACAGACTGCAGATTCTGGGGAACAGCAGAGCAGTAGTGGTGAGGGAGAAGAGCGAGGGGCTGTAGGTCGACGAGGGGCAG GAGGCACAGAGCCTGGAACAGAAACATCTAATGGTGACTCATTACTGGAGTGGCTGAACACTTTCAGACGTACTGGTAATGCTACTCGCAGCGGACAGAGTGGCAACCAGACATGGCGTGCTGTCAGTCGGACCAACCCCAACAGTGGAGAATTCCGCTTTAGCCTGGAGATCAACATCAACCATGATCAGCCAGAACCAGGGGAACATAATGACACTGCAGACACTGCAGAGCTGCCGGTGACTGCCCCAAATACAACCTCACCCTCTCTTCATACTGCTTCCACCTTCACCAACCCTCGTCCTTCAGCCATTTCAAGGCCAGCTCCATACCCTTCTTCTCGTCCTGCCCTCAGTAGAAGGATGCAGACACGGCGTACACGCACCAGTACTGCCACTCTTTCTATGAGCCCCCCTGCACTTCCTGCACCAGAGCCACTGCAAGCTGCTGCCCAGAGAAGAGGTGGCACTTTGCGCTCTTTAGCACCACCCTCCACTGTTCCTAACCTTCCTCTGGAACAAACCACACCATCACAACATCAAGCCCTCAATTCAGAAGCAGAGCAGGGACGTGATAATATAGCTGTTTCTATAGACTGTCCCCGTGTATCACCTCAGTCTGGGTCACCAGCAGTAGGACATGAATCACGTGGCAGTCGGACTCGATCGCGTGGTCGTGCACGTAGGGCTGCTGCAGGGGGTGGGGTTTCATCTCGCTTGTCTAGGCGAAGCCGTTCTCCCTTGCACAGAATACCTATCACTTCCACTCCACCATCCAGCAGTGGTGGCAGTGGCTCTAGCATCAACACTGTTGAGCCAAGCAATGGCACAAGctctgtttccatggagacgGGAGCTGCTGTGGCAGAACCTGCAGCTCTAACAGAGCCAGCTGTAGAGTCAGGAGAACGTGATGGTGAATCACACGTTGTAGGAGCAGGAAGTTCAGCAGCACGACGGCACCCAACTATCATGTTGGACCTGCAGGTGAGAAGGATTCGACCCGGTGAAAACCGTGATCGGGACAGCATTGCCAGCAGAACACGATCACGTGCGCGGGTTGCTGAGAATACTGTCACATTTGAAAGTGATAGTGGTGGATTTAGACGTACCATTTCCCGCTCTGAGCGCGCTGGGATCCGCACCTATGTGAGCACTATCCGGATTCCCCTGAGGCGCATCAGTGAGACAGGGCTGGGGGAACCAAACTCCACTGCACTGCGTTCCATCTTGCGCCAGATTATGACTGGTTTTGGGGAGCTGAGCTCCCTAATGGAGACTGAGGCTGATTCTGGAACTATTGCACCTAGTCATGCAGATGCTATTGGCACAAATAGTAACGCTACCCCAGCCAGTCGTCTGCATTCAAATGAGAGTATAGTTGGCCAGGTTGCCACAGGTGGGGTAAATCAAGAGAGGGTGGGGCTGGTCGGTGGTGAGGAGGACCAGGGTGGGCAGGCCAGactcggaggaggaggagtagtgAGCACCACAGAAGCACGGGCCGCCAGCAGAGACACCAACAACCTGGTAGAAAACGGTACTCTACCCATCCTGCGGCTGGCACATTTCTTCTTACTTAATGATGAAGAGGATGACGAACACCCCCGGGGCCTGACCAAAGAGCAGATTGACAATCTATCCACTCGTACCTATGGTCAGGCCAGTCTGGAGGGGGAGGTGGGTCGAGCGTGCAGCGTCTGCATTAATGAGTACGCCCAAGGCAACAAGCTGCGCCGCCTCCCCTGTTCTCATGAATTCCACATCCACTGCATCGACCGCTGGCTCTCTGAAAACAACACCTGCCCAATTTGCAGGCAGCCCATACTCACAGTGCATCATGACTGA
- the cdk8 gene encoding cyclin-dependent kinase 8 isoform X1, which produces MDYDFKVKLTGERERVEDLFEYEGCKVGRGTYGHVYKAKRKDGKDDKDYALKQIEGTGISMSACREIALLRELKHPNVISLQKVFLSHADRKVWLLFDYAEHDLWHIIKFHRASKANKKPLQLPRGMVKSLLYQILDGIHYLHANWVLHRDLKPANILVMGEGPERGRVKIADMGFARLFNSPLKPLADLDPVVVTFWYRAPELLLGARHYTKAIDIWAIGCIFAELLTSEPIFHCRQEDIKTSNPYHHDQLDRIFNVMGFPADKDWEDIKKMPEHSTLMKDFRRNTYTNCSLIKYMEKHKVKPDSKAFHLLQKLLTMDPIRRITSEQAMQDPYFLEEPLPTSDVFAGCQIPYPKREFLTEEEPEDKADKVRNPCASGKHYSKESKNQQQQQGNNHTNGAGHTGNPDNSHAQGPPLKKVRVVPPTTTSGGLIMTSDYQRSNPHAAYQNPGPSTSLPQSSMGYSTTSQQPPQYSHQTHRY; this is translated from the exons ATGGACTATGATTTTAAAGTCAAGCTGACCGGCGAGAGAGAACGAGTCGAGGACCTGTTTGAGTACGAAGGATGCAAAGTGGGAAGAGGCACCTACGGTCATGTGTACAAAGCGAAGAGAAAAGATGG GAAGGATGACAAGGACTACGCCCTCAAGCAGATTGAAGGCACTGGCATCTCAATGTCAGCCTGCAGAGAGATTGCA CTGCTGCGGGAGCTGAAGCACCCCAATGTCATCTCACTGCAGAAGGTTTTCCTGTCACATGCAGACCGTAAAGTGTGGCTGCTCTTTGACTACGCTGAACATGATCTCTGG CACATTATTAAGTTTCACAGAGCGTCTAAGGCCAACAAGAAGCCACTTCAGCTGCCTAGAGGAATGGTCAAGTCACTGCTCTACCAGATCCTGGATGGCATCCATTACCTCCATGCCAACTGGGTCCTCCACAGAGACCTT AAACCAGCTAACATTTTAGTGATGGGCGAAGGACCAGAGAGGGGTAGAGTAAAGATTG cGGACATGGGGTTTGCCCGTCTATTTAATTCACCGCTAAAGCCTTTAGCCGATCTCGACCCCGTGGTGGTCACCTTCTGGTACAGAGCACCTGAACTGCTGCTGGGGGCTCGGCACTATACCAAAGCCATCG ACATCTGGGCGATAGGCTGCATCTTTGCAGAGCTGCTGACGTCTGAGCCCATATTTCACTGTCGCCAGGAGGACATCAAGACCAGTAACCCTTACCACCATGACCAACTGGACCGCATCTTTAACGTCATGGGCTTCCCTGCTG ATAAAGACTGGGAGGACATCAAAAAGATGCCAGAACACTCTACGCTGATGAAAGACTTTAGGAGGAACAC ATATACAAACTGCAGCCTTATAAAGTACATGGAAAAGCATAAAGTCAAACCAGACAGCAAAGCATTCCACTTG CTACAGAAGCTCTTGACAATGGACCCCATCCGTAGAATCACATCTGAGCAGGCCATGCAGGACCCTTACTTTCTTGAGGAACCTCTGCCCACATCTGA tgtGTTTGCCGGTTGCCAGATTCCCTATCCCAAGAGGGAGTTCCTGACAGAGGAGGAGCCAGAGGACAAGGCAGACAAAGTAAGAAATCCCTGTGCTTCAGGGAAACATTACAGCAAAGAATCG aaaaaccagcagcagcaacagggaAACAACCACACAAACGGGGCGGGGCACACTGGCAACCCTGACAACAGTCACGCCCAGGGTCCGCCTCTGAAAAAAGTGCGTGTCGTCCCGCCCACCACTACCTCAGGTGGCCTCATCATGACCTCAGACTACCAG CGCTCCAATCCACATGCTGCCTACCAGAACCCTGGACCAAGCACATCACTGCCCCAAAGCAGCATGGGATACTCCACTACCTCCCAACAACCGCCCCAGTACTCCCACCAGACCCATCGCTACTGA
- the cdk8 gene encoding cyclin-dependent kinase 8 isoform X2 — protein sequence MDYDFKVKLTGERERVEDLFEYEGCKVGRGTYGHVYKAKRKDGKDDKDYALKQIEGTGISMSACREIALLRELKHPNVISLQKVFLSHADRKVWLLFDYAEHDLWHIIKFHRASKANKKPLQLPRGMVKSLLYQILDGIHYLHANWVLHRDLKPANILVMGEGPERGRVKIADMGFARLFNSPLKPLADLDPVVVTFWYRAPELLLGARHYTKAIDIWAIGCIFAELLTSEPIFHCRQEDIKTSNPYHHDQLDRIFNVMGFPADKDWEDIKKMPEHSTLMKDFRRNTYTNCSLIKYMEKHKVKPDSKAFHLLQKLLTMDPIRRITSEQAMQDPYFLEEPLPTSDVFAGCQIPYPKREFLTEEEPEDKADKKNQQQQQGNNHTNGAGHTGNPDNSHAQGPPLKKVRVVPPTTTSGGLIMTSDYQRSNPHAAYQNPGPSTSLPQSSMGYSTTSQQPPQYSHQTHRY from the exons ATGGACTATGATTTTAAAGTCAAGCTGACCGGCGAGAGAGAACGAGTCGAGGACCTGTTTGAGTACGAAGGATGCAAAGTGGGAAGAGGCACCTACGGTCATGTGTACAAAGCGAAGAGAAAAGATGG GAAGGATGACAAGGACTACGCCCTCAAGCAGATTGAAGGCACTGGCATCTCAATGTCAGCCTGCAGAGAGATTGCA CTGCTGCGGGAGCTGAAGCACCCCAATGTCATCTCACTGCAGAAGGTTTTCCTGTCACATGCAGACCGTAAAGTGTGGCTGCTCTTTGACTACGCTGAACATGATCTCTGG CACATTATTAAGTTTCACAGAGCGTCTAAGGCCAACAAGAAGCCACTTCAGCTGCCTAGAGGAATGGTCAAGTCACTGCTCTACCAGATCCTGGATGGCATCCATTACCTCCATGCCAACTGGGTCCTCCACAGAGACCTT AAACCAGCTAACATTTTAGTGATGGGCGAAGGACCAGAGAGGGGTAGAGTAAAGATTG cGGACATGGGGTTTGCCCGTCTATTTAATTCACCGCTAAAGCCTTTAGCCGATCTCGACCCCGTGGTGGTCACCTTCTGGTACAGAGCACCTGAACTGCTGCTGGGGGCTCGGCACTATACCAAAGCCATCG ACATCTGGGCGATAGGCTGCATCTTTGCAGAGCTGCTGACGTCTGAGCCCATATTTCACTGTCGCCAGGAGGACATCAAGACCAGTAACCCTTACCACCATGACCAACTGGACCGCATCTTTAACGTCATGGGCTTCCCTGCTG ATAAAGACTGGGAGGACATCAAAAAGATGCCAGAACACTCTACGCTGATGAAAGACTTTAGGAGGAACAC ATATACAAACTGCAGCCTTATAAAGTACATGGAAAAGCATAAAGTCAAACCAGACAGCAAAGCATTCCACTTG CTACAGAAGCTCTTGACAATGGACCCCATCCGTAGAATCACATCTGAGCAGGCCATGCAGGACCCTTACTTTCTTGAGGAACCTCTGCCCACATCTGA tgtGTTTGCCGGTTGCCAGATTCCCTATCCCAAGAGGGAGTTCCTGACAGAGGAGGAGCCAGAGGACAAGGCAGACAAA aaaaaccagcagcagcaacagggaAACAACCACACAAACGGGGCGGGGCACACTGGCAACCCTGACAACAGTCACGCCCAGGGTCCGCCTCTGAAAAAAGTGCGTGTCGTCCCGCCCACCACTACCTCAGGTGGCCTCATCATGACCTCAGACTACCAG CGCTCCAATCCACATGCTGCCTACCAGAACCCTGGACCAAGCACATCACTGCCCCAAAGCAGCATGGGATACTCCACTACCTCCCAACAACCGCCCCAGTACTCCCACCAGACCCATCGCTACTGA